The following DNA comes from Fusobacterium russii ATCC 25533.
TTATAGAAGCAAATATACATAATAGAGATATACCTGTTATAAAGCAAATGATTAGAGAGGGCAGTATTTTAGAAGAGGAAGCTCCCTACATAATGGAGGCAATAGTCAGACTACACCATAGTTATTTAGAAAATATTATGCAGCAAAGAGAAAAAATTAATTTGGAAGAACATAAAAATAAATTTTTTAAGATTTTTGATTTTTTATTAAATAGAAAAAATAAGTAGATTTTATGAACTTGTTATCAAAAAATATTTTATATAAAAATTTAATAAGAGATTTTAAATTTTTTTATCAATTATATAAGGAGGAGAGTAGTGGCATATAAAAGTATTGAAGATTTAATTAAAAACAGAGTTTTCTATCATTTTTCTGAAATATCTAGGATTCCAAGACAGACTTTTTTTGAAAAAGAAATAAGTGATTTTATATCAAATTGGGCAAAAAATTTAGCTTTAGAAGTTAAACAAGATGAAAGATATAACCTTTTAATAAGAAAGCCTGCAACTTTAGGATATGAAGATAAAAAGCCCATTATAATACAAGCTCATATAGATATGGTTTGTGAAAAGAAGCCGGAAGTTGAGCATGATTTCAAAAAAGATCCTATAAAGCTTGTATTGGATGGAGATATACTGTCTACTGGAAACAGAACTACATTGGGTGCAGATGATGGTATAGGTGTTGCTATGGCAATGGCTGTGCTTGAAGATAAGCATTTAAAACATCCTCAAATTGATGTAATTTTAACAACAGCTGAAGAAGAGGATATGAGTGGAGCATTAAATGTCGATAGGACTTGGTTTAACACAAATAGGCTTATAAATATAGATCATGTTGTCGATAATGAAATAATCGCAGGCAGCTGTGGTGGCAAGGGAGCAGAATTAAAATTCCCTCTTGAATATACAGAGAAACCGAATAATTATCAAGGATATAAGATAAAAATTTCAGGTTTAAGAGGTGGTCATTCGGGAGAAGATATACATAAAGGTAGAGCCAATGCAAATATTTTAATGGCTGAGCTTTTGAATCTTTTAAGAGAAAAAATAGATTTTTTAATTTCTGATTTAAAAGGTGGAAATTTTAGGCTTGCTATTCCAAGAGAAGCTTATGTTACAGTCGCTTTAGAAGAAAAAAATATAGAATGTTTCAAAGAATTAGTAAGTAATTTTGAAAATGAAATTAAAAAAGTTTATGAAGAAACAGCTAAGGATTTAAAAATTGAAGTTTCAGAAGAAAAACTGGCTGAAAAATTATTATCTAAGGAAACAGTTTATAAAATTATTGATGCCATAATCTTATCTCCAAATGGCATATCCAATATGATAGGCAGTTTAAATGTTGTTGAAAGTTCATGTAATCTAGGGGAAGTATATATAGAAGAAAATTACATATATTTAGTTACAGAAATAAGGGCAACTTTTGAAAAAAATAAAAATTATATCTATAATAAGATTTCTTTAATTGCAAAATATTTAGGAGGAGAACTTAAAGATTTTGCTGAATATCCAAGTTGGACATACAGAGCTAATTCAAGCCTTAGAAATACAGCAAATAAAGTTTATTCGGAAATATTTGGTGAAGAAATAAAAACACTTGCTGTTCATGCAGGTTTAGAATGTGGTTGTTTTGTAGATAAAATTGAAGAAGATATGGACGCAATCTCAATAGGACCTAATACTTGGGATTTACACTCACCTAGTGAGAGATTGAGCATATCTTCAGCTGAAAAAGTCTATAACTATCTAGTTAAAATTTTAGAAAATTTAGATTAGTAATGAAAATTATTATAACATAAAGGAGGAATTTTTATGCATCCAGCAATAGCGTTTTTTGTATTAATGTCATTTTTAGCATTAGGGGAATTTATTTCTGTAAAAACAAGAGCAATAGTGCCTTCAATCTTGGTTTTTCTAATTTTGCTTTTAGCTTCAGTATGGGGAGGACTTCTTCCTACAAACGTAATAGACCTAGCAGGTTTTTCAGAAGCATTAACAGATGTTATAATGGTGGTTATAGTTGTTAATATGGGAAGTTCATTGAGCTTAGATTCTTTAAAGAAAGAATGGAAAACTGTTTTAATAGGAATTGGTGCAATTATCGGTATAGCGGGAATAATTTTACCGATAGGAAGTATGATATATGACTGGCAAACAGCTGTTGTAGCTGCACCACCAATTGCAGGAGGCTTCGTTGCAGCATTTGAAATGTCGAGAACATCACTTGCAAAAGGCTTACCTCATTTATCAACAATAGCCCTACTTTTATTAGCACTACAAGAATTTCCGGTTTATTTCTTATTACCGGGACTATTGAGATTTGAAACTTTAAGAAGATTGGATTTATTCAGAAAAGGTGAGTTAAAAGCAGTGGCAGCTGAAGAAGAAAAACAGAAAAAAAGACTTATACCAGCTATACCGGAAAAATATTTGGATACATCTACTTATTTATTCCTTTTAGGTCTTGTAGGTACTTTTGCAATATTAACTTCAATGCTTTCTGGAATAATTTTTAATAGTTTTGGAATTGCATTTAAAATTTCTCCTACAATATTCGCCTTATTCTATGGAATTATAGGAGGAGAAATAGGACTTTTAGAAAGAAAATCACTACAAAAAGCGAATACTTTCGGTTTCTTCGTTGTTGCGTCAGTAGTAGGAGTTATGGGTGGGCTTGTAAATAGTTCAGTTGAAGAAATATTATCTTTAATCATACCTCTAATAGTTTTAATAGCCCTAGGAATTGTAGGAATGGCAATAGGTGGAATAATAGTAGGAAAAGTGTTAAAAGTAAATTGGCAAATGTCTTTTGCAATAGCTTTAAATTGTTTAATAGGCTTTCCGGTGAACTTTTTGTTAACTAATGAGGCTATACATGTATTAGCGAAAACAGAAGAAGAAAAAGATTTCTTATCTAATACATTGGTTCCAACTATGCTGGTAGGAGGATTTACTACAGTAACTTTAGGTTCTGTTGTATTTGCAGGAATTTTAGCAAACTTCTTATAAAAAGAGAAAAAATTTAAAATAAAAAAAGGACTGTTGCAAATTTAAATTTAAAGTTTTACTTGCATGTGATAGTAAAGGATTTCTTTTAAAGTTTCTCCAACTTTTGTGCGAAAATATAAAACTTATTTAATAATTGAAATGCAACAGTCTTTTTATATGTATATAAGAAAATATAAATTTGATTTGTTTTTGTGTGATTAAAAAATAAAAATAGTAGAATTTAAACGATCGTGATATGAGAAATTGAGTGATGAATTTTTTATAAAAAAAGGAAGAATATAGATGAAGAATAATAGTAAGGCATATTTTTTAATTATAGCAGCTGTAATGATATGGAGTTTAAGCGGACTTCTAGTAAAAGCAGTAAATGCTGATCCTCTTTGGATAACTCTGATTAGAAGTTTAGGAGGAGGAATTTTTTTATTTCCCTATATATTTAAAGAGAAAATTTATCCGATGAAGTATATTTTCTTCGGAGGTATATTTATGGCAATATTTTTATTGGCAATTACAGTTACCACAAGAATTTCCAGTTCAGCTATGGCTATATCAATGCAGTACACAGCCCCTATGTATGTTATAGGTTATGGTTTTTATAAAAGTAAGGAAATAAAATTTAATAAATTTATAGTATTTTTGCTTATTTTTGCAGGTATAATTTTTAATTCAATAAGCAGTATGAATGGAGGTAATTGGTGGGCAATAGTGAGTGGAATAACAATAGGGCTTGCTTTTGTATTCTATTCATACAATTTACAAAAAGTAAAAATGGGAAATCTTTTGGGGATAGTTGCTCTTATAAATATAGTTTCTGCTATATTTTATGGAATACTTTTATTTTTTAGATACAGTCCTCCGCCTTCGAGTTTAAGTGAGATAATTATTTTGAGTATTTCAGGTATAGTTATATCTGGAATATCCTATGCCTTTTACGGAAAAGGTTTAAGAGAAATATCTATGGAGAAGGCTATGATAATTTGTTTGGCAGAACCTGTTTTAAATCCCATTTGGGTTTACTTAGGAAAGGGAGAAATTCCATCAATGACGACGGTTATAGGTTCAACGCTTATACTTTTAAGTGCGATTATCGATATAGCATTTTCAATAAAAAAGAAATAAAAAAAGCTGTTGCAAGTAACTAAATAAAGTAAATTTGCAACAGCCCAATTATTTCTTTAATTTAAAAGCTCATAAAAGCTCTGTCATCCAACTCAGTTGGAATAGCATCATAAGGAAATTCGCCTTTCATTGTTTTAGGTTTTAAATCAATAGACGAGATCATTTCTTTATCTTTATAGACTTCCAATATATAAAAAGTTCTTTGAGAAGCAACAGCTTTTTTTAATTGATAGCTATATTTCTTAGCTTGAGGATTTATAAATCTTACAGTGTAAACATAAGCGTTTCCACCAAAATTTCCAAAATTAGAGAATACAGTTTCTTCTTTATAACATTTTAAAGTTATTTCTGGCTTTCCTTTCTTACCATAAGAATAATAAAAACACATGTTATCTGTAGTATCTTCAGCAACTTCAACAATTTTCCCTTTTACAGTTTCTGCAGAAAATATAACATTTTTTGCAGCAAAGCTGAAAGAACCCAACAGTAACATTAAAACTAATATAAACTTTTTCATTTAAAAAATCCTCCTTAATTTCTAATATAGTATATTCTATAATTTTTTTTGCACTTTTTCAAATAAATTATACAATTTTTTGAAAGAAAATATAAAAAAATCCCACAAACACCTCTGTCTGTGGGATAGATAAATTTGTGTATATGTTTTTGTGATTATCTTTTTGAAAATTGAGGACTTCTTCTTGATTTTTTCTTTCCATATTTCTTTCTTTCAACCATTCTCGAATCTCTTGTTAAGAATCCAGCTTCTCTTAAAGCAGCTTTTAAGCTATCATCAGCTAGAACTAATGCTCTTGCTATTCCATGTCTGATTGCTCCAGCTTGTCCTGAGTTTCCACCACCAATAACATTTACTTTAACAGCATATTTAGTTAAAGTTTCTGTCAAAGCTAGAGGTTGTTCAACTATTCTAGCAAGTATAGCTCTTCCTCCAAAATATTCGTCCATTGATTTTCCATTTATTGTTACACCTTGTTCACCAGGTACTAATCTTACTCTAGCTATAGAAGTTTTTCTTCTTCCAGTTCCTAAATATTGAATTTTATCTGCCACTGTTCTACCCCCTCTTATAATTCTACCTTACTTGGTTTTTGTGCTTCATGAGCATGTTCAGCTCCTGCAAACACTCTTAATCTAGTCAACTGTTGTCTTCCTAGTTTATTTTTTGGAAGCATTCTCTTAACAGCAAGCATTAATAATTCTTCAGGTTTTTTTTCTAAGATTTCTCCTAGTTTTCTAGCTCTTATTCCTCCAGGGAATCCAGAGTGGTTATAGTAAACTTTATCAGTCATTTTTTTACCTGTTACAGCAATTTTTGCAGCATTAGTTACTACAACATAATCTCCTCCATCAATATGTGGAGTAAATGTAACTTTTTCTTTACCCATTAATTTTTTAGCAATTTCAACTGCTAATTTTCCTAAAATTTTTCCTTCAGCGTCATAGTGATGCCATTCTCTAACAACATCTTCTTTTCTTTGCATAAAAGTATATTTTTTCACTTTTAAATCCTCCTAATATGGTTATATTTTATAATATAACGCAACGGTCCTTTGTGGGAAAGGCTAATTTATACCGTATAATTATATTATATTTCTTCATATAAGTCAATTAAAAAATTTACTGTTTTGCAAATCCTTTTCCTATGACTTCGTTAACTTCACTTACGGTCATAAATGCGGCTGAATCAATTTCTTTTACAATATGTTTAACTTTTATAAGTTGATATTTTCCAACTACACAATAAACTATATCAATTTCATTGTTAGTGTAGCCTCCTTTTCCACATATAATGGTAACCCCTCTGCCCAATTCTGCCATAATTCTTTCCTTTATTTCATTAGGATGAGTTGTTATTATAGTAATAGCTTTTGCACTGGATATACCCTGCTGTATTATATCAATTATTTTTGAGGTAACTATAACAGATATTAAAGTATACATAAAGATATTTTTTCCAAAAATAATTGCAACAGATGATAAAATAATGAAGTCTATAAATAGAAGAGTTTTACTTATAGGAATACCTTTACATTTATTTACTATTTTAGCTATAATATCCGTTCCGCCACTAGAGCCACCGGCAGTAAAAATTATTCCCATACCAATTCCGTTAAGAGCACCCCCAAAAATTGAAGCAACCAAAATGTCATCCATAGGTCCTCTCATATTTTCAAAGATTTTTAAAAAAATAGTTAAAATAACGGTTGCGAAAAGTGTTTTTGTAATAAAATCTTTTCCCAAGATTTTATATCCAATTATCAAAAGAGGAATATTTATAGCAAAGTAAACATAGCTTACATCTATATGTGCAAGATAATGAATAATAAGGGCAACTCCAGCAACTCCGCCTTCCGCCAGCTTATTTCCAAGGAAGAAATAATTAATTGAAAAAGCTAAAATAGCACAGCCTACTGCTGTAATAAAATACATCTTAATATGGTCAAAAACTTTATTCATCATTTTAGTTAAATCTCCTTAATTTTAAATAATATAAAAGTTACATAAGTTTATCCACTAAAGGAAAAATGGCAGCACCTAATATGCTTGAATCTCCTTTAAATTTTGAAAATTTTATGGTTTCACGACCTCTATAAAAGTTGTGATTTTCTTCATAGACTATATTTAGAATATCTTCAAGTAAAAATTCTTCATAATTTGATATTTCACCACAGATAATAAGCTTTCTGGGATTGTAAGTGAAAAGAAGATTTTTTAAAATAATTCCCATATAAGTGAGGTATTCAGAAATAATTTCTTTTCCTTCAGAACTATCTTTAAATTTTTTATTTTCAAAGAAATCTTTTAAAGAATTTATTTCAGGGAAAGCTTTTTTAACTTTCTCTAATAAAACCTTATAGGAAATACAATCCCCAACTTTTTTTTGCTGTTCGTAATCGACTATCATATGGTGGACACGACTGGCTTTAAAAAAATATTCATCATTAGTTGTGCCAAATTTGTGAAATGTCGAACAAGTTACATTATTACTGATATTGATTACTGTAAAATCGGTTAGTTCTCTATTATTACCTATTATTGCCTCAGCAAGAATAGACATATTAGCTTCATTTTCCACCCAAACTTCCAAATTTAACTCTTCTTCAATTTTTTTTATGGATGATGCAGGATGTCTTTTAGCTAAGGTAAATTCTAAAAAGGAATTTTCTTTATTGAAAATACCGGGAATGGAAATACCTATACCAATTATCTTCTCTAAAAATTTGTTATCCAATTCTGCTAAGAAAGTTTTAAGTTTATTTATTAAAATATCTAATATATCTTTATTTTCATTTCTATAATCGTATGTTTTATAAATTAGTTTTTTTCCCTTTGCATCAATTAAGATAATTCTTATTTTCTCTTCGTTAATTCTTACACCAATTGAATAGCAGAACTCTGAGTTATATTTATATTCTATTGCTCGTCGTCCGACACCACCGGAGCTTAAAGTCCATTCTTTAACTATGGCTTTTTCTAAAAATTTATTGATAACTCTTTTTACAGTTGGAAAGCTCATATCATTTATCTTTGCAAGATCCGGTATAGAAAATGAATCTTCGGTATTGAATATATACTTAAATATTTTATTCTCATTTCCTTCTTTGATTTCTTTTTGATACATTTTAACTCCTCTTAAAATTAGTTGTATAGTATAGTTTTTAATCTTAAAAAAATAATTTTTATTAATTAAAGAAAAAAAGACTACTGCTTAAATATAAAATAGGTCTTTGCAGTAGACTTGATTAAAATTATAAAACTTGTTTAAAAATTTCATCAGCAGATAAATAATGTTTTTTTATCATACTCAATGTTGCATTTAAATCATTATTTTCTATAGCTTCTATTATTTTTTCATGATCTTTAATACAGCTAGAACGATTTTCTAAAGAAACATTATTTTTATGATAGGCTCTTACAAGAATTTCATTGATAAGATTATATTTTTTAAATAAATCTTTTAAAAGACTGTTATTTGAATAGTCAAAAAAAGTTTTATGAAAATGGTAATCATATTCATAGTAGAAAGTTGAATCTATATTTTTCTTTTGAAGCTTTATATATTTTTTTAAATTTTTTAAAACAGCCTCTCTACTATTCTCATATAAGGAATATTCAACAGCACCTAGAGTTATTGTCATAACAAGCTGGTTAACTTCTCGAGCAAATTTAGGATCGAAATCAATTATTTTAGCTCCCGATCTTGTAATCTCATCAATTATTCCATCTTCTTTTAGTCTTAGTATAGCATCTCTTATCGGAGTTGAGCTGACACTAAATCTTTCTTGCAAATTTCTATTAACTAAGACTTCACCGAAATTTATTTTATGGTTAATAATATCTGCTTTTAAAATTTTATATATTTGTTCACTCAATGATTCTTTTACTATACTCATATCTATACCTACAAAATTCCTTTATTAAATAATCAATCAAAATTAAAATATAATAGAATATATCATATTTATATAAAAAGTTCAAACCTTATAAAATTTTAAATAAAAAAATTGACAAATTAATAAAAAAATTATAAAATTATCATACAAAGAATGCATAATGCATAATGCATTATAAAAAATAAAATTTTTAGGAGGTTTTTTTATGAGATTTGAAGATTTTCCAGCTGAACCATTTAGAATTAAAAGTGTTGAAACTGTTAAGATGATTAGTAGAGAAGAAAGAGAAGAAGTTATAAAAAAAGCAGGGTATAATACTTTCCTTATTGACTCGGAAGATGTTTACATTGATTTATTAACTGACAGTGGAACTAATGCTATGAGTGATAAACAATGGGGAGGTTTAATGCAAGGTGATGAGGCCTATGCAGGAAGTAGAAATTTTTATCACTTAGAAGAAACTGTAAAAGAAATA
Coding sequences within:
- a CDS encoding ROK family protein, producing the protein MYQKEIKEGNENKIFKYIFNTEDSFSIPDLAKINDMSFPTVKRVINKFLEKAIVKEWTLSSGGVGRRAIEYKYNSEFCYSIGVRINEEKIRIILIDAKGKKLIYKTYDYRNENKDILDILINKLKTFLAELDNKFLEKIIGIGISIPGIFNKENSFLEFTLAKRHPASSIKKIEEELNLEVWVENEANMSILAEAIIGNNRELTDFTVINISNNVTCSTFHKFGTTNDEYFFKASRVHHMIVDYEQQKKVGDCISYKVLLEKVKKAFPEINSLKDFFENKKFKDSSEGKEIISEYLTYMGIILKNLLFTYNPRKLIICGEISNYEEFLLEDILNIVYEENHNFYRGRETIKFSKFKGDSSILGAAIFPLVDKLM
- a CDS encoding GntR family transcriptional regulator is translated as MSIVKESLSEQIYKILKADIINHKINFGEVLVNRNLQERFSVSSTPIRDAILRLKEDGIIDEITRSGAKIIDFDPKFAREVNQLVMTITLGAVEYSLYENSREAVLKNLKKYIKLQKKNIDSTFYYEYDYHFHKTFFDYSNNSLLKDLFKKYNLINEILVRAYHKNNVSLENRSSCIKDHEKIIEAIENNDLNATLSMIKKHYLSADEIFKQVL
- the rpsI gene encoding 30S ribosomal protein S9, whose amino-acid sequence is MADKIQYLGTGRRKTSIARVRLVPGEQGVTINGKSMDEYFGGRAILARIVEQPLALTETLTKYAVKVNVIGGGNSGQAGAIRHGIARALVLADDSLKAALREAGFLTRDSRMVERKKYGKKKSRRSPQFSKR
- a CDS encoding DMT family transporter, translated to MKNNSKAYFLIIAAVMIWSLSGLLVKAVNADPLWITLIRSLGGGIFLFPYIFKEKIYPMKYIFFGGIFMAIFLLAITVTTRISSSAMAISMQYTAPMYVIGYGFYKSKEIKFNKFIVFLLIFAGIIFNSISSMNGGNWWAIVSGITIGLAFVFYSYNLQKVKMGNLLGIVALINIVSAIFYGILLFFRYSPPPSSLSEIIILSISGIVISGISYAFYGKGLREISMEKAMIICLAEPVLNPIWVYLGKGEIPSMTTVIGSTLILLSAIIDIAFSIKKK
- the rplM gene encoding 50S ribosomal protein L13 is translated as MKKYTFMQRKEDVVREWHHYDAEGKILGKLAVEIAKKLMGKEKVTFTPHIDGGDYVVVTNAAKIAVTGKKMTDKVYYNHSGFPGGIRARKLGEILEKKPEELLMLAVKRMLPKNKLGRQQLTRLRVFAGAEHAHEAQKPSKVEL
- the pepD gene encoding beta-Ala-His dipeptidase, encoding MAYKSIEDLIKNRVFYHFSEISRIPRQTFFEKEISDFISNWAKNLALEVKQDERYNLLIRKPATLGYEDKKPIIIQAHIDMVCEKKPEVEHDFKKDPIKLVLDGDILSTGNRTTLGADDGIGVAMAMAVLEDKHLKHPQIDVILTTAEEEDMSGALNVDRTWFNTNRLINIDHVVDNEIIAGSCGGKGAELKFPLEYTEKPNNYQGYKIKISGLRGGHSGEDIHKGRANANILMAELLNLLREKIDFLISDLKGGNFRLAIPREAYVTVALEEKNIECFKELVSNFENEIKKVYEETAKDLKIEVSEEKLAEKLLSKETVYKIIDAIILSPNGISNMIGSLNVVESSCNLGEVYIEENYIYLVTEIRATFEKNKNYIYNKISLIAKYLGGELKDFAEYPSWTYRANSSLRNTANKVYSEIFGEEIKTLAVHAGLECGCFVDKIEEDMDAISIGPNTWDLHSPSERLSISSAEKVYNYLVKILENLD
- a CDS encoding YitT family protein, with amino-acid sequence MMNKVFDHIKMYFITAVGCAILAFSINYFFLGNKLAEGGVAGVALIIHYLAHIDVSYVYFAINIPLLIIGYKILGKDFITKTLFATVILTIFLKIFENMRGPMDDILVASIFGGALNGIGMGIIFTAGGSSGGTDIIAKIVNKCKGIPISKTLLFIDFIILSSVAIIFGKNIFMYTLISVIVTSKIIDIIQQGISSAKAITIITTHPNEIKERIMAELGRGVTIICGKGGYTNNEIDIVYCVVGKYQLIKVKHIVKEIDSAAFMTVSEVNEVIGKGFAKQ